In one Shinella zoogloeoides genomic region, the following are encoded:
- a CDS encoding anti-sigma factor family protein, which yields MTSNDPILESDLNAYVDDQLAVGRRIEVEAYLSERPDVAAQMMRDLRVRDELRLALADHRTVAREATRDAARLLERSLSHRRVFSAFRRAAAIALFVAAGWTAHAVLGPFGATEVVASTPPPAFVEEAVRAHKTTLLRDTMASQPEIETFDPAEIRSATAIVLPELPKGWGVVDTQVFPSAYGPSVELVLEPKKDERLSLFAVRPGSFAVQHVLLFHADNARAAYWQIGDVAYALVSESRKADDLAQTARDLSRTLY from the coding sequence ATGACAAGCAATGACCCGATCCTCGAATCCGATCTCAATGCCTATGTCGACGACCAGCTCGCCGTCGGCCGGCGCATCGAGGTCGAGGCCTATCTTTCGGAGCGGCCGGACGTTGCCGCGCAGATGATGAGGGATCTGCGCGTGCGCGACGAGCTGCGCCTGGCGCTCGCCGACCACCGCACGGTGGCGCGGGAAGCGACGCGCGACGCCGCGCGCCTGCTCGAGCGCTCCCTTTCGCACCGGCGTGTCTTTTCCGCCTTCCGCCGCGCCGCCGCCATCGCGCTCTTCGTCGCCGCGGGTTGGACGGCCCACGCCGTTCTCGGTCCCTTCGGCGCGACCGAGGTCGTCGCCTCAACCCCGCCGCCCGCCTTCGTGGAAGAGGCGGTGCGCGCGCACAAGACCACGCTGCTGCGCGACACGATGGCATCGCAGCCGGAAATCGAGACCTTCGATCCGGCGGAAATCCGCTCGGCGACGGCCATCGTGCTGCCGGAGCTGCCGAAGGGCTGGGGCGTGGTCGATACGCAGGTCTTCCCGTCCGCCTATGGCCCGAGCGTCGAACTGGTGCTGGAGCCGAAGAAGGACGAGCGCCTGTCGCTCTTTGCCGTGCGTCCCGGCTCCTTTGCCGTGCAGCACGTCCTGCTTTTCCACGCCGACAATGCCCGTGCCGCCTACTGGCAGATCGGCGATGTCGCCTATGCGCTGGTATCGGAAAGCCGCAAGGCCGACGACCTGGCGCAAACCGCGCGGGACCTCTCGCGCACGCTCTACTGA
- a CDS encoding amino acid ABC transporter ATP-binding protein, producing the protein MIELEHIEKRFGDNHVLRDISLRLAEGTVTALVGPSGGGKSTLLRCINLLETPTSGSIRLGDEKIDFAPGRKVGWPAIQKLRRQTGMVFQNFQLFPHQTAIANVMEGLVTVLKWPADKARARALELLEKVGMAHKADAWPATLSGGQQQRVAIARALAPSPRVLLCDEPTSALDPELAEEVVEVLSRLAREGTTMVMATHDLRLASRVADTVVFLDGGVIVEQGPPRAIFSTPERERTKKFIASLSAPQSYDI; encoded by the coding sequence ATGATCGAACTCGAGCACATCGAAAAACGCTTCGGCGACAACCACGTCCTGCGCGATATCAGCCTCCGGCTGGCCGAGGGCACCGTGACGGCGCTGGTCGGCCCCTCGGGCGGCGGCAAGAGCACGCTGCTGCGCTGCATCAACCTCCTGGAAACGCCGACTTCCGGCTCAATCCGGCTCGGCGACGAGAAGATCGATTTCGCACCCGGCCGCAAGGTCGGCTGGCCGGCCATCCAGAAGCTGCGCCGCCAGACCGGCATGGTCTTCCAGAACTTCCAGCTCTTCCCGCACCAGACGGCGATCGCCAATGTCATGGAAGGCCTCGTCACCGTCCTCAAATGGCCGGCCGACAAGGCCCGCGCCCGCGCGCTCGAACTTCTGGAAAAGGTCGGCATGGCACACAAGGCCGATGCCTGGCCGGCGACGCTTTCCGGCGGCCAGCAGCAGCGCGTCGCCATTGCCCGAGCGCTCGCCCCATCACCGCGCGTCCTGCTCTGCGACGAACCGACATCGGCGCTCGATCCGGAGCTTGCCGAAGAGGTGGTCGAGGTGCTGAGCCGGCTTGCCCGCGAAGGCACGACGATGGTCATGGCGACGCACGATCTGCGCCTTGCCTCGCGCGTCGCCGACACCGTCGTCTTCCTCGATGGCGGCGTGATCGTCGAACAGGGGCCGCCCCGCGCCATCTTCTCGACGCCGGAGCGCGAGCGCACCAAAAAATTCATCGCCTCGCTGAGCGCGCCGCAGAGCTACGATATCTGA
- a CDS encoding Bax inhibitor-1/YccA family protein: protein MEPVQQRFGYGAQAQSAALFDEGLRQHMLRVYNYMGAGLVITGLVAFIVGSTPALYVPIFSSPLKWVVMLAPLAFVFFFSFKIQTMSASTAQMTFWAFCAVMGLSLASVFLVFTGTSIARTFFIAASMFGATSLYGYVTKRDLAKVGSFLIMGLIGVIIASIVNIFLGSSALQFAISVIGIVVFVGLTAWDTQNIKQQYAENIDQESQQKMAVFGALSLYLNFVNIFQLLLNFTGERE, encoded by the coding sequence ATGGAACCCGTACAACAGCGATTTGGCTACGGCGCGCAGGCGCAGTCGGCCGCCCTCTTCGACGAGGGCCTGCGCCAGCACATGCTGCGCGTCTACAACTATATGGGCGCAGGCCTCGTCATCACCGGCCTCGTCGCCTTCATCGTCGGCTCGACGCCGGCGCTCTACGTGCCGATCTTCTCCTCCCCGCTGAAGTGGGTGGTGATGCTGGCGCCGCTCGCCTTCGTCTTCTTCTTCTCGTTCAAGATCCAGACGATGTCGGCCAGCACCGCGCAGATGACCTTCTGGGCCTTCTGCGCCGTCATGGGCCTGTCGCTCGCTTCCGTGTTCCTCGTCTTCACCGGCACGAGCATCGCCCGCACCTTCTTCATCGCCGCCTCCATGTTCGGCGCGACGAGCCTCTACGGCTATGTGACGAAGCGTGACCTCGCCAAGGTCGGCTCGTTCCTGATCATGGGCCTCATCGGCGTCATCATCGCCTCGATCGTCAACATCTTCCTCGGTTCGAGCGCGCTGCAATTCGCGATTTCCGTGATCGGCATCGTCGTGTTCGTCGGCCTCACCGCCTGGGACACGCAGAACATCAAGCAGCAATATGCCGAGAACATCGACCAGGAATCGCAGCAGAAGATGGCCGTGTTCGGTGCGCTCTCGCTGTACCTGAACTTCGTCAACATCTTCCAGCTGCTGCTGAATTTCACCGGCGAGCGCGAATAG
- a CDS encoding YqaA family protein yields MSALAAYCGLFLAAFAAATIVPAQSEAVLAGLLATRNYAPAILILVAGIGNVLGSVVNWLLGRGVERFREARWFPVSAKNLERAGNWYRRYGWWSLLLSWLPIVGDPLTVAAGIMREPFGRFLVVVSIAKFGRYIVLAALVLNWL; encoded by the coding sequence ATGAGCGCGCTTGCCGCCTATTGCGGCCTCTTCCTCGCAGCCTTTGCCGCCGCGACCATCGTGCCCGCCCAGTCGGAAGCCGTTCTCGCCGGGCTGCTGGCAACGCGGAACTACGCGCCGGCCATTCTCATCCTCGTCGCCGGTATCGGCAATGTGCTCGGTTCGGTCGTCAACTGGCTGCTCGGCCGCGGCGTGGAACGCTTCCGCGAAGCGCGCTGGTTTCCGGTAAGCGCCAAAAACCTGGAGCGCGCCGGGAACTGGTATCGCAGATATGGCTGGTGGAGCCTGCTCCTGAGCTGGCTGCCGATCGTCGGCGACCCGCTGACGGTGGCGGCCGGCATCATGCGCGAGCCGTTCGGCCGTTTCCTCGTCGTCGTTTCCATCGCCAAGTTCGGCCGCTATATCGTGCTCGCCGCTCTCGTTCTCAACTGGCTCTGA
- a CDS encoding thiazole synthase → MLKLYDVEVRSRLLLGTARYPSPAILAEAVSRSKAQIVTVSLRRETAGGKAGGAFFELIRDLGVRVLPNTAGCHSAREAVLTAKMAREVFRTDWIKLEVIGHQDTLQPDVFGLVEAARILTDEGFEVFPYTTDDLVVAERLLEAGCRVLMPWCAPIGSAMGPVNPMALKAFRAHFPDIPLIVDAGIGRPSHAASVMEHGYDAVLLNTAVAGAGDPAAMAEAFALAIEAGRLAHNAVPLEPRDMAVPSTPIIGKAVFA, encoded by the coding sequence ATGCTGAAGCTCTATGACGTGGAAGTCCGATCCCGCCTGCTGCTCGGCACCGCGCGCTACCCCTCCCCCGCTATTCTGGCGGAGGCGGTGAGCCGCTCGAAGGCGCAGATCGTCACCGTGTCGCTGCGGCGCGAAACGGCCGGGGGCAAGGCGGGCGGCGCCTTCTTCGAGCTGATCCGCGACCTCGGCGTGCGCGTGCTGCCCAACACCGCCGGCTGCCACAGCGCCAGGGAAGCCGTGCTGACGGCGAAGATGGCGCGCGAGGTCTTCCGCACCGACTGGATCAAGCTGGAGGTGATCGGCCACCAGGACACCTTGCAGCCGGATGTCTTCGGCCTCGTCGAGGCAGCCCGCATCCTGACGGACGAGGGGTTTGAGGTCTTTCCCTATACGACGGACGACCTCGTCGTGGCCGAACGGCTGCTCGAAGCCGGCTGCCGCGTACTGATGCCCTGGTGCGCGCCGATCGGCTCGGCCATGGGTCCGGTCAATCCCATGGCGCTCAAGGCCTTCCGCGCCCATTTCCCGGATATCCCGCTCATCGTCGATGCCGGCATCGGCCGTCCATCGCATGCCGCAAGCGTCATGGAACACGGCTACGATGCCGTGCTGCTCAACACCGCCGTTGCCGGCGCCGGCGATCCCGCCGCCATGGCCGAGGCCTTCGCGCTCGCCATCGAAGCCGGCCGGCTGGCACACAACGCCGTGCCGCTCGAACCGCGCGACATGGCCGTTCCCTCCACCCCCATCATCGGAAAGGCCGTCTTCGCATGA
- the thiC gene encoding phosphomethylpyrimidine synthase ThiC, with product MNIAAQKLTPTVTTGALPASRKIHVPGELHPDIRVPMREISLHPTSGEPPVVVYDASGPYTDPAHVVSIDGGLPRLRERWVAARGDTEEYEGRHIRPEDNGFASGERLTPEFPVLARPRRATGGKAATQLAYARAGIVTPEMEFIAIRENLGRKAVKEALARDGESFGAHIPDFVTPDFVRQEVASGRAVIPANINHLEAEPMIIGRNFLVKINANIGNSAVTSSMAEEVEKMVWAIRWGADTVMDLSTGRNIHNIREWIIRNSPVPIGTVPLYQALEKVNGMAEDLTWEVYRDTLIEQAEQGVDYFTIHAGVRLHYIPLTVNRVTGIVSRGGSIMAKWCLHHHRESFLYEHFEEICDIARAYDVTFSLGDGLRPGSIADANDAAQFAELETLGELTQIAWRKDCQVMIEGPGHVPMHKIKENMDKQLEVCGEAPFYTLGPLTTDIAPGYDHITSGIGAAMIGWFGTAMLCYVTPKEHLGLPDRNDVKVGVITYKIAAHAADLAKGHPAAKTRDDALSRARFEFRWEDQFNLSLDPETARAFHDETLPKEAHKVAHFCSMCGPKFCSMRISHDIRAEAQKEGLEAMAAKFREGGDLYMPLAEAPAGE from the coding sequence ATGAATATTGCCGCCCAGAAACTCACCCCCACCGTCACCACGGGCGCCCTGCCCGCCTCGCGGAAGATCCATGTTCCCGGCGAGCTGCACCCGGACATCCGCGTGCCGATGCGCGAGATTTCCCTGCACCCGACCTCCGGCGAACCGCCGGTCGTGGTCTACGACGCCTCCGGCCCCTATACCGACCCGGCCCATGTCGTGTCGATCGACGGCGGCCTGCCGCGGCTGCGCGAACGCTGGGTCGCGGCCCGCGGCGACACCGAGGAATACGAGGGCCGACACATCCGGCCGGAAGACAACGGCTTTGCCAGCGGCGAACGGCTGACGCCGGAATTCCCCGTCCTCGCCCGCCCGCGCCGGGCGACTGGCGGCAAGGCGGCAACCCAGCTCGCCTATGCCCGCGCCGGCATCGTCACGCCGGAAATGGAATTCATCGCCATCCGCGAAAACCTCGGCCGCAAGGCCGTGAAGGAAGCCCTTGCCCGCGACGGCGAGAGCTTCGGCGCTCATATCCCGGATTTCGTGACGCCGGACTTCGTCCGCCAGGAAGTCGCCAGTGGCCGCGCGGTCATCCCCGCCAACATCAACCACCTGGAAGCCGAGCCGATGATCATCGGCCGCAATTTCCTCGTGAAGATCAACGCCAATATCGGCAATTCCGCCGTCACCTCCTCCATGGCCGAGGAGGTGGAGAAGATGGTCTGGGCGATCCGCTGGGGCGCCGATACGGTCATGGACCTGTCGACGGGCCGCAACATCCACAATATCCGCGAATGGATCATCCGCAATTCGCCGGTGCCGATCGGCACCGTGCCGCTCTACCAGGCGCTGGAGAAGGTGAACGGCATGGCGGAGGACCTGACCTGGGAGGTTTACCGCGACACGCTGATCGAGCAGGCCGAGCAGGGGGTCGACTATTTCACCATCCATGCCGGCGTGCGGCTGCATTACATCCCGCTCACCGTCAATCGCGTCACCGGCATCGTCTCGCGCGGCGGTTCGATCATGGCCAAGTGGTGTCTGCATCACCACCGCGAAAGCTTTCTCTACGAGCATTTCGAGGAGATCTGCGACATTGCCCGCGCCTATGACGTCACCTTCTCGCTCGGCGACGGCCTGCGCCCAGGATCGATCGCCGATGCCAACGACGCTGCGCAATTCGCCGAACTCGAAACGCTTGGCGAACTGACGCAGATCGCCTGGAGGAAGGATTGCCAGGTCATGATCGAGGGCCCCGGCCATGTGCCGATGCACAAGATCAAGGAGAACATGGACAAGCAGCTCGAAGTCTGCGGCGAGGCGCCCTTCTACACGCTCGGCCCGCTGACGACGGACATCGCCCCCGGCTACGACCACATCACCTCGGGCATCGGCGCGGCGATGATCGGCTGGTTCGGCACGGCCATGCTCTGCTACGTCACGCCGAAGGAGCATCTCGGCCTGCCCGACCGCAACGACGTGAAGGTCGGCGTCATCACCTACAAGATCGCCGCGCATGCCGCCGACCTCGCCAAGGGGCATCCGGCCGCGAAGACCCGCGACGACGCGCTGTCGCGCGCCCGTTTCGAGTTCCGCTGGGAGGACCAGTTCAACCTCTCGCTCGACCCCGAGACCGCCCGCGCCTTCCACGACGAGACGCTGCCGAAGGAGGCGCACAAGGTGGCGCATTTCTGCTCCATGTGCGGCCCGAAATTCTGCTCCATGCGCATCTCGCACGACATCCGCGCCGAGGCACAGAAGGAGGGGCTGGAGGCCATGGCGGCGAAATTCCGCGAGGGCGGCGATCTCTACATGCCGCTGGCCGAAGCCCCGGCGGGAGAATGA
- a CDS encoding amino acid ABC transporter permease, translating to MPPWLQLMLDSLGPLLWAALVFTIPLTLASFVLGLALGLLTAVVRLFAPRPFSDIARFYVWVIRGTPLLVQLFVIFYGLPSLGILLDAFPAALIGFTLNVGAYTSEIIRAVIASVPRGQWEAAYSIGMSWSQAMRRTILPQATRVAVPPLSNTFISLVKDTSLAAAVTVPELFQTAQRIVATTYEPLILYIEAALIYLALSSVLSALQVRLEKRFARYGGFLEART from the coding sequence GTGCCGCCGTGGCTTCAACTGATGCTGGATTCGCTTGGCCCCCTTCTGTGGGCCGCGCTCGTCTTCACCATTCCGCTCACCCTCGCCTCCTTCGTGCTCGGCCTTGCGCTCGGCCTTCTCACCGCCGTCGTGCGGCTGTTTGCGCCGAGACCCTTCTCCGACATCGCGCGCTTCTACGTCTGGGTGATCCGCGGCACGCCGCTGCTGGTGCAGCTCTTCGTCATCTTCTACGGCCTGCCGAGCCTCGGCATCCTGCTCGACGCCTTCCCGGCGGCGCTGATCGGCTTCACGCTGAATGTCGGGGCCTATACGTCGGAGATCATCCGCGCCGTCATCGCCTCGGTGCCGCGCGGCCAGTGGGAAGCGGCCTATTCGATCGGCATGAGCTGGTCGCAGGCCATGCGCCGCACCATACTGCCGCAGGCGACGCGCGTCGCCGTGCCGCCGCTCTCCAACACCTTCATCTCGCTGGTGAAGGACACCTCGCTCGCCGCCGCCGTCACCGTGCCGGAACTGTTCCAGACCGCGCAGCGCATCGTCGCCACCACCTACGAACCGCTGATCCTCTATATCGAGGCGGCGCTGATCTACCTCGCGCTCAGCTCCGTGCTATCCGCCCTGCAGGTGCGGCTCGAAAAGCGCTTCGCCCGCTATGGCGGCTTCCTGGAGGCCCGCACATGA
- a CDS encoding sigma-70 family RNA polymerase sigma factor, translating into MNGKTPGFNVIGQLAALRRYALSLVRNPDEAEDLVHDALVKAYERQSTFRTGASVRNWLMSILHNAHIDRLRQRRSQERRHDAAAEVAETSVPANQDHSVRLTQLRNAFFALPEEQREALHLVAIEELSYQEAAETLGIPVGTLMSRVARARQRLRAFEQSGTAAPVTHLRIVGGTGDDKQ; encoded by the coding sequence ATGAACGGAAAGACACCCGGCTTCAACGTGATCGGACAGCTTGCAGCGCTTCGGCGCTATGCGCTGTCGCTCGTGCGCAATCCGGACGAGGCCGAGGATCTGGTGCATGATGCGCTGGTGAAGGCCTATGAGCGGCAGTCCACTTTCCGCACCGGCGCTAGCGTGCGCAACTGGCTGATGTCCATCCTGCACAATGCGCATATCGACCGGCTGCGCCAGCGCCGCTCGCAGGAGCGCCGCCACGATGCCGCGGCGGAAGTCGCGGAGACGTCCGTGCCGGCGAACCAGGACCATTCGGTGCGCCTGACACAATTGCGCAACGCCTTCTTCGCCCTGCCGGAAGAGCAGCGCGAGGCGCTGCATCTCGTCGCGATCGAGGAGCTTTCCTACCAGGAGGCGGCCGAGACGCTCGGCATTCCCGTCGGCACGCTGATGTCGCGCGTGGCGCGCGCCCGCCAGCGGCTGCGCGCTTTCGAACAGAGCGGCACGGCCGCACCTGTCACCCATCTCAGAATCGTCGGAGGCACTGGCGATGACAAGCAATGA
- the thiS gene encoding sulfur carrier protein ThiS: MTFIINGEAQEIAATTLADLLLALDYEGDWLATAVNGELVHREDRADFALGDHDRIEILSPMQGG, encoded by the coding sequence ATGACCTTCATCATCAACGGCGAGGCACAGGAGATCGCGGCAACGACGCTTGCCGACCTTCTCCTCGCCCTCGACTACGAAGGCGACTGGCTCGCGACGGCGGTCAACGGCGAGCTGGTGCATCGCGAGGACCGGGCCGACTTCGCGCTCGGAGACCACGACCGCATTGAAATCCTCTCGCCCATGCAGGGAGGCTGA
- the thiO gene encoding glycine oxidase ThiO, whose amino-acid sequence MRILVKGAGVAGLTVAWQLYRHGFDVTIVDRAEKVGLGASGFAGGMLAPWCERESAEEPVLTLGRTAADWWEAALPGQVHRRGTLVVAGVRDAGELDRFAQRTSGWEWLDEAAIAALEPDLAGLFRKALFFRQEAHLDPRQALSALTAGLEEARMRFVFGTTGDAGHYDRVVDCTGAARIGRLPELRGVRGEMLALETAEIKLSRPVRLLHPRHPIYIVPRERSRFMVGATMIESEDAGPITTRSLMELLNAAYALHPAFGEARLVETGAGVRPAYPDNLPRVTEEGDTIHVNGLYRHGFLLAPAMAGEVARRLRALQQPERRAS is encoded by the coding sequence ATGCGCATCCTCGTCAAGGGGGCCGGCGTCGCCGGCCTGACGGTCGCCTGGCAGCTTTACCGCCATGGATTCGACGTCACGATTGTCGACCGCGCCGAAAAGGTCGGCCTCGGCGCCTCCGGCTTTGCCGGCGGCATGCTGGCGCCGTGGTGCGAGCGGGAGAGCGCGGAAGAGCCGGTGCTGACGCTCGGCCGCACGGCCGCCGACTGGTGGGAGGCGGCCCTGCCCGGTCAGGTCCACCGCCGAGGAACGCTCGTGGTCGCAGGCGTCCGCGATGCCGGCGAACTCGACCGCTTCGCCCAGCGCACCAGCGGCTGGGAATGGCTGGACGAGGCGGCGATCGCGGCGCTGGAGCCGGACCTTGCCGGGCTCTTCCGCAAGGCCCTGTTCTTCCGGCAGGAGGCCCATCTCGATCCGCGCCAGGCCTTGTCCGCGCTGACCGCGGGGCTCGAGGAAGCCCGCATGCGCTTCGTCTTCGGCACGACCGGCGATGCCGGACACTACGACCGCGTCGTCGACTGCACCGGCGCAGCCAGGATCGGCCGCCTGCCGGAGCTCAGGGGCGTGCGCGGCGAGATGCTGGCGCTCGAAACCGCCGAGATAAAGCTCTCCCGTCCCGTCCGCCTGCTGCATCCGCGCCACCCGATCTACATCGTGCCGCGCGAGCGCAGCCGCTTCATGGTCGGCGCGACGATGATCGAAAGCGAGGATGCCGGCCCCATCACCACCCGCTCGCTGATGGAACTGCTGAATGCCGCCTATGCGCTGCACCCCGCCTTCGGCGAGGCGCGGCTCGTGGAAACCGGCGCGGGCGTGCGCCCCGCCTATCCAGACAATCTCCCGCGCGTGACGGAAGAGGGAGACACGATCCATGTGAACGGCCTCTACCGCCACGGCTTCCTGCTCGCCCCGGCCATGGCAGGCGAGGTCGCGCGGCGGCTGCGCGCGCTGCAACAACCGGAAAGGAGGGCATCATGA
- a CDS encoding TfuA-like protein has protein sequence MKILFAGPSLPDAANLCGEAITLRPPASHGDVLAAVRAGATAIGLIDGNFEHVAPVWHKEILHALDCGVAVFGAASMGALRAVECDSFGMVGIGRIYEDYASGHRVDDADVALLHGPAELGYPALSLPLVNIDATLDRLEASQAIDKSYISRFRDGARSLFYKDRTWSSVLERAGIEKDHNALLQLLHATTVNQKREDALALVSVLADFQPQSPVKRGNWAFRATSQWRIAADQPET, from the coding sequence ATGAAAATCCTCTTTGCCGGCCCCAGCCTGCCCGATGCGGCGAACCTCTGCGGCGAGGCGATCACGCTCCGCCCGCCGGCCTCCCATGGCGACGTGCTGGCGGCTGTGCGGGCGGGCGCAACGGCAATCGGCCTTATCGACGGCAATTTCGAGCATGTGGCCCCTGTTTGGCACAAGGAGATCCTCCATGCGCTGGATTGCGGGGTGGCGGTCTTCGGCGCCGCCAGCATGGGCGCGCTTCGCGCCGTCGAATGCGACAGCTTCGGCATGGTGGGCATCGGCCGCATCTACGAGGACTATGCAAGCGGCCACCGCGTCGACGATGCGGACGTCGCCCTGCTGCACGGACCGGCCGAACTCGGCTACCCCGCGCTCTCGCTTCCCCTCGTCAATATCGACGCGACGCTGGACCGGCTGGAGGCCTCGCAGGCCATTGATAAGTCTTACATATCAAGATTTCGTGATGGCGCGCGCAGCCTCTTTTACAAGGATCGCACATGGTCCTCGGTGCTCGAAAGAGCCGGCATCGAGAAAGATCACAATGCGCTTCTGCAACTTCTCCATGCAACAACCGTGAACCAGAAGCGCGAGGATGCTCTCGCATTGGTGTCCGTGCTGGCGGATTTTCAGCCGCAAAGCCCTGTAAAGCGCGGAAACTGGGCATTTCGCGCGACATCCCAGTGGCGAATCGCCGCCGATCAACCGGAAACCTAG
- a CDS encoding YcaO-like family protein, whose product MLVRGEMSQTMPRYSDRICGPDETWSWIEALLPRFGITRLSRLTGLDRVGIPVWNAVSPNARSIVINQGKGIADIDAKVSAAMEALERAIAGEPLVPVRRASRRGFAAAGETCLPLDIFIASGQPFIAEDEPFDWLAGRELATGEKVWVPHGAMLLDRTDPAPRFWQSSDGLASGNSEAEAILHGLLERIERDADCLWRLLPRERRLATAVDAAAFADPVIQTLAGRFTAAGLDLRLFDITSDLAVPTYAAVLGDTGLLTKKRPLFHDATIGYGAHPVAERAVIRALTEVAQSRLTYISGARDDLFAETFTRPLAAETLALFESRHRTPTFYAAPSGDAAALLAWCLETLAASGIKPIVAVPLGDASLPISVVKLVVPALENPEGARRHAVGPRALSRMIFKTT is encoded by the coding sequence ATGCTCGTTCGGGGTGAGATGTCGCAAACCATGCCGCGTTACTCGGACCGCATCTGCGGCCCGGACGAGACCTGGAGCTGGATCGAGGCGCTTCTGCCCCGGTTCGGCATCACGCGGCTTTCCCGCCTGACGGGACTGGACCGTGTCGGCATCCCGGTCTGGAATGCCGTCAGTCCCAACGCCCGTTCCATCGTCATCAACCAGGGCAAGGGCATCGCCGATATCGATGCGAAAGTCTCCGCGGCGATGGAGGCGCTTGAGCGGGCGATCGCGGGCGAACCGCTCGTGCCTGTTCGGCGTGCATCGCGGCGCGGCTTCGCCGCGGCGGGAGAGACGTGCCTGCCGCTCGATATCTTCATCGCGTCCGGGCAACCCTTCATCGCCGAGGACGAACCGTTCGACTGGCTGGCCGGGCGGGAGCTCGCGACGGGCGAGAAGGTCTGGGTTCCGCACGGCGCCATGCTGCTCGACCGCACCGATCCCGCGCCGCGTTTCTGGCAATCATCCGACGGCCTCGCATCGGGAAATTCCGAAGCCGAGGCGATCCTGCATGGGCTTCTGGAACGCATCGAGCGGGATGCCGACTGCCTCTGGCGCCTGTTGCCGCGCGAAAGGCGGCTTGCGACAGCGGTCGATGCCGCGGCCTTTGCCGATCCCGTCATCCAGACCCTAGCCGGCCGCTTCACCGCAGCGGGGCTGGACCTGCGGCTCTTCGACATTACCAGCGACCTTGCCGTTCCCACCTATGCGGCGGTGCTCGGCGATACCGGCCTGCTCACGAAAAAACGGCCGCTCTTCCACGATGCGACCATCGGCTACGGCGCCCATCCCGTCGCCGAGCGCGCCGTCATCCGGGCGCTCACCGAAGTCGCCCAGTCGCGCCTGACCTATATCAGCGGCGCCCGCGACGATCTCTTTGCCGAAACCTTCACCCGGCCGCTCGCCGCCGAAACGCTCGCCCTCTTCGAATCCCGCCACCGCACGCCGACCTTCTATGCAGCCCCCTCGGGCGATGCTGCGGCGCTGCTCGCCTGGTGCCTGGAGACGCTGGCGGCCTCCGGCATAAAACCAATCGTGGCGGTGCCGCTCGGCGATGCATCGCTCCCCATCTCGGTCGTCAAGCTCGTCGTGCCGGCGCTCGAAAACCCGGAGGGCGCGCGCCGCCATGCCGTCGGCCCCCGCGCCCTTTCCCGCATGATATTCAAAACAACATGA
- a CDS encoding helix-turn-helix domain-containing protein — translation MNKKAPNPIDIFVGSRVRLRRLMVGMSQEALADRLGVTFQQVQKYEKGTNRISASRLQAISDVFRVPPSFFFQDDESAVPTTGVAHETGDVSTFVSSKEGLDLNRAFLKIEDIGVRKSIIALATALSKASAGEQAGERAENAPELRV, via the coding sequence ATGAACAAGAAAGCTCCGAATCCGATCGACATCTTCGTCGGCTCCCGCGTCCGCCTGCGCCGGCTGATGGTCGGCATGAGCCAGGAAGCGCTCGCCGACCGGCTGGGCGTCACCTTCCAGCAGGTCCAGAAGTACGAGAAGGGCACCAACCGCATCAGCGCCAGCCGCCTCCAGGCTATCTCGGACGTCTTCCGCGTGCCGCCGAGCTTCTTCTTCCAGGACGACGAGAGCGCCGTACCGACCACGGGCGTCGCCCACGAGACCGGCGACGTATCCACCTTCGTTTCCTCCAAGGAGGGCCTCGACCTCAACAGGGCGTTCCTGAAGATCGAGGACATTGGCGTGCGCAAGTCGATCATCGCCCTGGCCACGGCGCTTTCCAAGGCGAGCGCCGGCGAACAGGCGGGCGAGCGCGCGGAGAACGCACCGGAACTGCGGGTCTGA